The DNA window TATAGCAGAGGGGTCCTTTGCCCATGACGCAACAATACTGGAAGCCCGGTTGTACTGCGTAGAAGCAGTTACTTGATATTGCTTGTTTGTCTGAGTACTTGTTTCAACTCCAGAAGCTCCTGCAAACGGTGCGCCACCGGTTATTGTGTTAAAGTCTTCCCGTTCGGTAAGCGGTGAGGTCCATGAACCCCAGGTTCCGGTGTTTCCGTTACAAGCTCCCATAACAACCAAACCGTCTGCGGGGGTATCTATTGAGGCTTCGGTCGTGGTAAGGTTAACGCCGTCAAAATCGGTTCCGTAGTCATTTTGTCCTGATTGGCTTACTCCGGTAAATGACTGGGCAATAATTCCACATTCTGCTCCTGAACAACCGCTGGTAATTGTGACATTTACCGTGCCCGAGGAGCTTCCTAAATCGTCATCATCGCAATAAAAAAGCGTCTGGTAGCTACCACCTCCACTTGAGTTAACCCCCTCAACGACTTGCGTACAGCTTTTGCTGTCAACCGTAACAGCCGGATTGATATCTGTTGCTATTTCGTCACATATACCCACAGTAACCAGACGGTCACCTGTTTGAGAACCGATATCGAGAGTGATAGTTGTTGCCGCTCCGAAATTTGAATCAACAAAATAGATTGCCGCCGAAGAAACGGTGGGTATTAGAAAGAAAGTTAATATAATAAATAGGTATGATACTTTCATAATTAATTGGTGCTTGTGGAAGTTGCGGTTACCGGTGGTTCGGGTTCCGGAAGAGCTTCAACAATTACCTCCCTCA is part of the bacterium genome and encodes:
- a CDS encoding DNRLRE domain-containing protein; the protein is MKVSYLFIILTFFLIPTVSSAAIYFVDSNFGAATTITLDIGSQTGDRLVTVGICDEIATDINPAVTVDSKSCTQVVEGVNSSGGGSYQTLFYCDDDDLGSSSGTVNVTITSGCSGAECGIIAQSFTGVSQSGQNDYGTDFDGVNLTTTEASIDTPADGLVVMGACNGNTGTWGSWTSPLTEREDFNTITGGAPFAGASGVETSTQTNKQYQVTASTQYNRASSIVASWAKDPSAIDASFQEGVAGYSGSENLWTVSWSDNYQETSIIYLRDGRNNLFSWDISTIPSNAIISSARISLWLYESYNNATNYWGYLTDPDSRGPWVDMGSDGYTYNTGANYKFIDDTTDTRWSGSTGDLSTVLSSSLGSFNVTAGQSGYGEFQQDITGSALADLVQDWVDGTKPNNGIWIQDSSGNTRGRSKYYATTTKRPKLAVSYTIPTSASVGEPRVLRFGRLILLSGRLIIN